CAAATCATCTTCAGTTATCTGATCTTTGTCTCCAGCAATTCTTCTAACTTCTTTTTGCAGTTGTTCCATTATTCTGGGATTTCGTAAGATCTCTGTCATTGTCCATTCTAACACAGCAGAGGTTGTATCAGTTCCTGCTGCAAATGCATCCTGCATGAAATTAATTGGAGGTAACTTCTTAGAACATCTAAACACATAATCTTATTGTCTGTTTCTTAATTAAGACCAAAAACTTTGGTATATTGTACTTACCAATATCAAACCTTTGATGCTCTCTCTTTCAAGATGAAAACCAGCTGAATTTTCCTTCTGAACTTCAAGTAAAACATCTACAAAATCCTTACCTTTGTTCTCATCCTTACCGTCACCACGATTTCCTGCTTGATTATGTCGATCTAAGTGTTCGTGCTCTGCAAGTATCGCTTCCAGTATCAAATCAATGCCTTTTGAAACTTTCTCCAATCTTTTATTGATACCATTGAATCGATTCACCCAAGCCAACCAGGGTATGAAATCCCCAACATTAAATAGTCCGATCAGTTCTTCAAACTCTTTTAACACCTCCTTAACATCAGCACCACTTTGCTGATTTCCACTGTGTTTTCCTCCAAACGCAACCCTGCATATCACATCATATGTCATGTTTGCAAACAATTCACTCAAATTCACAACTGATCCATTATTTTGCTGAATTTTCTCCATCAGCAAAGCGGTTTCTTCCTCTCTGACATCCCTGAAAGACCGAACTCTTCTACTGCTCAGAAGGTGAAGCACAAATATACTCTTCATCTGCCTCCAATATTCTCCATAAGGGGAACCAGCTACATCACTGCAGTTGTAAAGAAGCTTattatatatgcttaacttgaGTCTGCTGGAGACTGAAGCATCATGTGTTTTCATGATCTCTTTTGCTACCCTTGCAGACGAGACTATAATCGTAGGTTTGTTTCCTAAGTAGATCAACATAAGGTCGCCATAACGCTCAGACAAGGATCGGAGATAACGGTGAGGGGACATGCCTAGCTTGTGAAGGTGTCCTAGAATTGGCCATCTTGGTGGAGATGGTGGTAAGTTTTGGATTGTGGTTGAGAGCCATTTACATAGGAAGACTATGAACAAGAGGAAGGGGAGAATGAATGAGAGGTGATACATGTAAGTAGAGTTCAGAATTTTCTCTATCATCTTTGGAGGACTAGACATATTTCTCCCTCTAAAATGGTAAGTTGATGAACACTAAACACCGGTGGAGAAGAACAATTTCTCTTCTATccaaaaaatttagaaaaattaGTAATTTTGTCACAGAAACAACATTGTATACGAAAAGTCATGTTTTTTTACTGATAACTTTGAATAATGTTAACATTAtaattatacatgattgatgaTTATGTGGAGTAGTTAGTTAGTCATTATTGAATGTCATTTTATGTAGTTGTGGCGCTACTGGCGTATGCAAGCAGTGGTGGAGCCACGTGGGTGCAAGGGTGGTCCGCCGATCACCCAatgtttaaaaaaaacaaaaaaaaaatataccttATTTATTTTAACGCAAAGAGACAATATATTAATTAGATTAGATAATTTATCTATACCTAGTTTATACCTGTATAACTAGCCTATACCTCTATAACTAGTacttaaaaaggaaaaccatagttgattagatgacacgtgtcactccatctttcatccataatttattattattttgttcaatttttcctttttgttgtttgttatactAAATATTTTACAGTTTCAACACGTCTTTCACTTCATTTTTCCTTATTCAAGTATCCAAtatcaattcaccatttaatttataCATATTCATTCAACCCCTTTCACTCCATCTTTTtctttaacactcaatattaattcacTATCTAATTTATATcttttttcaactttcaaatttcACCTCTTTGTGAATCATATATATTCCACTAAAATCACAAGCTCTCAATAAAATTAGGCAATTAGCACTTTAAGCTTAATAGAATAACAGCCACACATAATTGCCCGTTtattgaacgggctcaaaagctagtaaTTATTGTATTGACATGTCGACATCCTGACTCAAAAATTATGGCTACGTATTCAAAATCACTATTGCCACCTTGCATTGTTCACTTCTCCGGTCCTCCTTTTGATTAGTGCTACTTCATGGTCTCACCTGATGGTTTTCGTTCTTATCCAAAAGCTTAAGCATTGCTTGTTTATTTTTTCAGGTCACTTCCTCGACTCATAAAGAATATACAGCT
This sequence is a window from Spinacia oleracea cultivar Varoflay chromosome 1, BTI_SOV_V1, whole genome shotgun sequence. Protein-coding genes within it:
- the LOC110802345 gene encoding cytochrome P450 736A117, giving the protein MSSPPKMIEKILNSTYMYHLSFILPFLLFIVFLCKWLSTTIQNLPPSPPRWPILGHLHKLGMSPHRYLRSLSERYGDLMLIYLGNKPTIIVSSARVAKEIMKTHDASVSSRLKLSIYNKLLYNCSDVAGSPYGEYWRQMKSIFVLHLLSSRRVRSFRDVREEETALLMEKIQQNNGSVVNLSELFANMTYDVICRVAFGGKHSGNQQSGADVKEVLKEFEELIGLFNVGDFIPWLAWVNRFNGINKRLEKVSKGIDLILEAILAEHEHLDRHNQAGNRGDGKDENKGKDFVDVLLEVQKENSAGFHLERESIKGLILDAFAAGTDTTSAVLEWTMTEILRNPRIMEQLQKEVRRIAGDKDQITEDDLEKMKYLKAVIKESLRLHPPIPLLVPRESTQDIKIDGYDIAAKTCVMINAWAIQRDPLTWEEPEEFFPERFLNSEIDFRGQDFELIPFGGGRRICPAISFAMTNNEFVLANLMLKFKWTFPGGVNGETLDICEGSGLTIHKKTPLLVVATPHLHQ